In one window of Geotrypetes seraphini chromosome 3, aGeoSer1.1, whole genome shotgun sequence DNA:
- the GGPS1 gene encoding geranylgeranyl pyrophosphate synthase isoform X2: MLHNASLLIDDIEDNSKLRRGFPVAHSIYGIPSVINSANYVCFLGLEKVLTLNHPDAVNVFTRQLLELHRGQGLDIHWRDTYTCPTEAEYKEMVLQKTGGLFGLAVGLMQLFSSYTMDMKPLLNTLGLFFQIRDDYANLYSKEYSENKSFCEDLTEGKFSFPTIHAIWSRPESTQVQNILRQRTENIDVKKYCVHYLEEVGSFEYTRQTLKELELEAYKQIEVLGGNPELVALVQHLSKMYKEDAQD; encoded by the coding sequence ATGCTACACAATGCAAGTTTGCTCATTGATGATATTGAAGATAACTCAAAGCTACGACGTGGCTTTCCGGTAGCACATAGTATATATGGGATTCCATCTGTAATTAATTCAGCCAATTATGTATGTTTTCTTGGCCTTGAGAAGGTTTTAACTCTGAATCATCCAGATGCTGTGAATGTATTTACACGTCAACTGCTAGAGCTCCACCGTGGTCAAGGCTTGGACATTCACTGGCGAGATACTTACACCTGTCCTACAGAAGCAGAGTATAAAGAAATGGTGCTGCAGAAGACAGGAGGACTATTTGGGCTAGCTGTGGGCCTCATGCAGTTGTTCTCCAGCTACACAATGGATATGAAACCACTTCTCAATACACTTGGGCTCTTTTTTCAAATCAGAGATGATTATGCTAATTTATATTCTAAGGAATATAGTGAAAATAAGAGCTTTTGTGAAGATTTAACTGAGGGCAAATTTTCATTCCCTACTATTCATGCTATATGGTCAAGACCTGAAAGTACCCAAGTGCAAAATATATTGCGTCAGAGGACAGAAAACATTGATGTAAAAAAATATTGTGTACATTATCTTGAAGAGGTGGGTTCCTTTGAATATACAAGGCAAACACTGAAAGAGCTTGAATTAGAGGCTTACAAACAAATTGAAGTACTAGGAGGAAACCCTGAGCTGGTTGCATTAGTGCAACACCTGAGCAAAATGTACAAAGAAGATGCCCAAGACTGA